Proteins from a single region of Sandaracinaceae bacterium:
- a CDS encoding GntR family transcriptional regulator, producing MLIRVDPWSDVPLFEQIASAIRGSVASGELTVGERLPPVRELGESLGVNMHTVRAAYAVLRDEGLIEMRRGRSVTVLAGAEEQASVVQLAAALVRGARRLGFADKAILELVRTQL from the coding sequence ATGCTCATACGAGTCGACCCGTGGTCCGACGTTCCGTTGTTCGAACAAATCGCCAGTGCCATCCGCGGATCCGTCGCCAGCGGCGAGCTGACGGTGGGCGAGCGCCTGCCTCCTGTGCGGGAGCTGGGGGAGTCCCTGGGCGTCAACATGCACACCGTACGCGCCGCCTACGCCGTGCTGCGCGACGAGGGATTGATCGAGATGCGCCGCGGACGCAGCGTCACCGTGCTGGCCGGAGCCGAGGAGCAGGCGTCGGTCGTGCAGCTGGCCGCAGCGCTGGTGCGCGGTGCGCGAAGGCTGGGCTTCGCGGACAAGGCCATCCTCGAGCTGGTGAGGACGCAGCTGTGA
- a CDS encoding ISNCY family transposase: MSTKELDRTQVVVRVLERRLSQRDAARQLGVSPRTVRRLCRAYEEHGPAGLISRHRGRRSNRRTPEELRRAAATLLTAHYADFGPTLATEKLTELHGFDVSVPTVRKWMIELGLWTPRRKRRAIHQPRRRRPCRGELVQIDGSDHEWFEDRAPRAVLLVFVDDATGELMELRFVEGETTFGYFECVQRYLKRHGRPVAFYSDKASIFRVNRNDHGGSGLTQFGRAMDDLNIDVFCANTAPAKGRVERANRTLQDRLVKELRLQGISDMVTANEFLDAQFREDFNARFARVPESDHDAHRPLLLSAPIEDIFKLQARRKVTKRLTINYQRTLYVLEKSDAARAVMGKEVLVYEDADGAVSIRTESGFELDARAFDRVPRARIQPGTVVEDKLLGRVLEYARAQQQDAEAEREQLSRTKRERRLAASRIAASETK, translated from the coding sequence ATGAGCACGAAGGAATTGGACCGCACCCAGGTGGTGGTGCGGGTATTGGAGCGTCGCCTCTCACAGCGTGACGCCGCCCGCCAGCTGGGCGTCAGCCCGCGGACGGTCAGGCGCCTGTGCCGGGCCTACGAGGAGCATGGCCCCGCAGGCCTCATCTCCCGGCACCGCGGTCGCCGCAGCAACCGCAGAACCCCCGAGGAGCTCCGCCGCGCTGCCGCAACGCTGCTCACGGCCCACTACGCCGACTTCGGGCCAACGCTCGCCACCGAGAAGCTGACCGAGCTCCACGGCTTCGACGTTTCCGTACCCACCGTCCGCAAGTGGATGATCGAGCTCGGGCTCTGGACACCGCGTCGAAAGCGCCGAGCCATCCACCAACCGCGCCGGCGGCGACCCTGCCGCGGCGAGCTGGTCCAGATCGACGGCTCCGACCACGAATGGTTCGAGGACCGCGCGCCACGGGCCGTCCTGCTGGTCTTCGTGGACGACGCGACCGGCGAGCTCATGGAGCTCCGCTTCGTCGAAGGCGAGACGACGTTCGGCTACTTCGAGTGCGTCCAGCGCTACCTGAAACGCCACGGGCGCCCTGTCGCGTTCTACAGCGACAAGGCGAGCATCTTTCGCGTCAACCGCAACGACCACGGCGGCTCAGGCCTCACGCAGTTCGGGCGCGCGATGGACGACCTCAACATCGACGTATTCTGCGCGAATACCGCCCCCGCCAAGGGGCGCGTCGAGCGAGCGAACCGGACGCTCCAGGACCGCCTCGTAAAGGAGCTCCGGCTCCAAGGAATCAGCGACATGGTGACGGCGAACGAGTTCCTCGACGCGCAGTTCCGAGAGGACTTCAACGCGCGCTTCGCACGGGTCCCAGAGAGCGACCACGACGCGCATCGCCCTCTCCTACTGTCCGCCCCGATCGAGGACATCTTCAAGCTCCAGGCGCGCCGGAAGGTCACGAAGCGGCTCACGATCAACTACCAGCGGACGCTCTACGTGCTCGAGAAGTCCGACGCGGCGCGGGCCGTCATGGGCAAGGAGGTGCTGGTCTACGAGGATGCCGACGGGGCCGTGAGCATTCGGACCGAGTCTGGGTTCGAGCTCGACGCGCGGGCCTTTGATCGGGTGCCGCGGGCGCGGATTCAGCCTGGCACTGTGGTGGAGGACAAGCTGCTCGGGCGCGTGCTGGAGTACGCGCGGGCACAGCAGCAGGACGCGGAGGCGGAGCGCGAACAGCTTTCGCGGACGAAGCGCGAGCGGCGCTTGGCGGCGAGCCGTATCGCGGCCTCTGAGACCAAGTAG